In Cotesia glomerata isolate CgM1 linkage group LG1, MPM_Cglom_v2.3, whole genome shotgun sequence, one genomic interval encodes:
- the LOC123260339 gene encoding uncharacterized protein LOC123260339: MSLMRKKIFLCQVHVQFCFRSLLRPCLLHEEQINKMQLFIRGQETFVVECQEHEIVSNLKAKITEACDFGSTEFVLSCNGQLLSNETPISSLTSNSLDLNVLLPGGKVHGSLARAGKVKGQTPKVEKQEKSKKKTGRAKRRIQYNRRFVTVVPTFGRRRGPNANPQS; encoded by the exons ATGTCtttgatgagaaaaaaaatttttctctgtcAGGTTCACGTTCAGTTCTGCTTCCGCTCTCTTTTACGCCCCTGCCTGCTCCACGAG gaacaaataaacaaaatgCAGTTGTTTATCCGCGGACAAGAGACTTTTGTAGTCGAATGCCAAGAGCATGAAATTGTCTCCAATCTCAAG gcTAAAATCACCGAAGCCTGTGATTTTGGATCAACAGAATTCGTCTTGAGTTGCAATGGGCAATTATTGTCCAACGAAACACCAATTAGTTCTCTAACATCTAATTCTTTGGACCTCAACGTCTTACTTCCCGGAGGTAAAGTTCACGGATCTTTGGCTCGTGCTGGAAAAGTCAAGGGTCAAACACCCAAG gttgaaaaacaagaaaaatcaAAGAAGAAGACTGGTCGTGCTAAGAGACGAATCCAGTACAACCGCAGATTCGTTACTGTTGTACCAACTTTCGGACGTCGTCGTGGACCAAATGCCAACCCTCAATCATAA
- the LOC123260366 gene encoding uncharacterized protein LOC123260366, translating to MTSPPNITFGYIQMEERYKNLERSIKKMQLNQRINETGTNQVLDSRSCASSVNGNMLDGETSSRVGSEVVSSSTNMRNILSQRLNTPTHGITTSNVKNSPEVIDRAIMPPPKTIGILAHSSRRNSLASPQIVPKTTASGIESNTSVISAINYPSASEFDKQKSNILHSTLDTTKPDRIFQRWKVALSNTGELLIKGFIEGNKYVRSKPVIERINSTTVKSFFSHIYSLEGRIHDEAKELPEYVRGKFYNGFPDDWKNVHHVWQSFVAGGCSDNFRWPTPITDSDDDLISEITEVNNSKSLKRSRARKKLLRSHESTGDFLKKSLTELPVKQKLPSPRHPSVKSVAQMSGHPQSSIFQTPTESLQKDLNKSPRSRSRVNQEVAADSDNESRQAVDKVLGTILLNSANVQPSDEQLETLKAFSILLKNKKYSVEFLENIVEMSNSLMSVITRTSDEHPAESNQFSAIDSNISSKNHSATYTKAGINKNLSAKSNKISREQVVDQVSSKHSAKNNSKYVPVRRKLTNRHYDTSDEFDSHDDERYDSRYALKPRSVRIPSKRLHERPGRINHARRRRSLDSESSDFDEFAHKNKKSLVSPAYDDRRKNTNVVEPEQKKFSRNEVRKPIQSQHTVRNSRIPLPRSAYIHDRGGAESASTITGFLANYDSCASITEDEHALRAMGRQNIHLEQNKKMTVPVGPKYPVCYDSCVSITEDESSRLKKVIKENNYKKPVLQETNSQYLDQVMKRTSIQRLNQLAGHGKPQQRPTTHSETTQEFPQAVSSKATMTDDKENEKITKNQALHPVSPKIIQIEEKQDPVRKITPEKIKPTIVRVENVAMKLNPRRMESLSRKIKSPKKIIDNSTVDKQSTEDKLIKKSCSTEDKPKVLKSPEALEPNVPDKSKTTDKYPRDTRNDKLLEMQSKIVFGSEKNPKVLTCWMPNIKKLSEKKYGLVFEGKLLNEAGHVSTKKYVTDMIIRRVTPKLVETINNEFYELSGDIVNNKHVVPQELQKLCLDGCPAKIMAFCEKWANIKNDNSNAATQSLNGSIDIASAPTSSRGRRIVQSLRYWEGERLSMKGDEVCYSPGHFQESITSSNEASKKDTSQSSPRKQQSSSKNELTVLKKNQSHLEKEKKSKQPAEQDDLVNAKKLKDNNNYNLNNKKSSAKKTASPRVSENRRRSQRFRSLKRKSYREVKSSSDSESDDGKLQSKRRRNFNRNALRPEDNDKKIGSKNKSKHDIRSSSDSDKTPQGTSYQYRKLVYHDKFFSDE from the exons atgacgTCTCCGCCAAAT ATTACATTCGGTTATATACAAATGGAAGAACGCTATAAAAATCTAGAGCGTTCTATCAAGAAGATGCAGTTGAATCAACGGATAAATGAGACTGGAACTAACCAAGTACTTGACTCTCGATCCTGTGCTTCAAGTGTCAACGGTAATATGCTGGACGGCGAGACGAGTTCACGAGTCGGCAGCGAGGTTGTCTCGTCAAGTACAAACATGCGTAATATACTTTCTCAGCGATTAAATACACCAACCCACGGTATTACGACATCGAATGTCAAAAATTCTCCAGAAGTTATAGATCGTGCCATAATGCCGCCGCCGAAAACAATCGGCATCCTTGCTCATTCATCCCGGAGAAATTCATTAGCGAGTCCTCAAATAGTTCCCAAAACAACGGCTTCTGGAATTGAATCTAACACTAGTGTTATTTCAGCAATTAACTATCCATCAGCTAGTGAAtttgataaacaaaaatcCAATATTTTACACTCCACCTTGGACACAACTAAACCTGATCGTATTTTTCAACGATGGAAAGTTGCACTGAGTAACACAGGCGAGCTGCTCATTAAAGGTTTCATAGAAGGCAATAAATATGTTCGTAGCAAGCCGGTAATCGAACGCATCAACTCAACAACTGTTAAATCTTTCTTCTCACACATTTATAGTCTTGAAGGGCGTATTCACGACGAGGCGAAGGAGTTACCCGAGTATGTACGTggtaaattttacaatggatTTCCAGATGATTGGAAAAATGTTCACCATGTATGGCAAAGTTTCGTCGCTGGTGGTTGTAGTGATAATTTTCGCTGGCCGACACCAATCACCGACAGCGATGATGATTTAATAAGTGAAATAACTGAAGTGAATAACTCCAAGTCCCTAAAGCGTTCACGggctcgaaaaaaattattgagaagTCATGAAAGTACTGGAgactttttgaaaaagtctTTAACTGAATTACCTGTTAAACAAAAGCTTCCATCACCCAGACATCCATCCGTTAAATCAGTAGCTCAGATGTCTGGACATCCGCAgagttcaatttttcaaactcCAACTGAGTCACTCcaaaaagatttaaataagAGTCCTAGGTCTCGATCCAGAGTTAATCAAGAAGTAGCCGCGGATTCTGATAATGAATCACGTCAAGCTGTCGATAAAGTTTTAGGAACAATTTTATTGAACAGCGCAAATGTACAACCTTCTGATGAACAATTGGAAACGTTGAAGGCTTTTTCAATtctgttgaaaaataaaaaatattcggtTGAGTTCTTAGAGAATATTGTTGAAATGTCTAACTCGTTGATGAGTGTCATAACTCGGACGTCTGATGAACATCCAGCTGAGAGCAATCAGTTTTCAGCTATTGATAGTAACATTTCGTCAAAGAATCATAGTGCTACTTATACAAAAGctggaattaataaaaatttatctgctAAATCCAATAAAATATCGAGAGAACAAGTTGTTGATCAAGTATCGAGTAAACATTCtgctaaaaataattcaaagtaTGTTCCAGTTCGTAGAAAATTGACTAATCGTCATTATGATACTTCAGATGAGTTTGACAGCCATGATGATGAACGCTACGACAGCCGGTATGCTTTAAAACCACGGTCAGTCCGAATTCCCAGTAAAAGATTGCACGAACGACCGGGAAGAATCAATCATGCTAGGCGTAGGCGTTCACTTGATTCTGAGAGTAGCGACTTTGATGAATTTGcacataaaaataagaaatctTTAGTAAGTCCCGCGTATGATGATCGAAGGAAAAATACAAATGTAGTCGAACCAGAGCAAAAGAAGTTTTCACGAAATGAAGTAAGAAAACCAATTCAGTCTCAGCATACTGTCAGGAACTCACGAATACCCCTGCCACGATCAGCTTATATTCATGATCGTGGAGGAGCTGAATCAGCTTCAACAATTACAGGATTTTTAGCAAACTACGACTCTTGTGCCAGCATCACTGAAGACGAGCATGCGCTTCGGGCTATGGGTCGACAAAATATTCATttagaacaaaataaaaaaatgactgtCCCAGTAGGGCCTAAATATCCAGTGTGCTATGATTCGTGTGTAAGTATCACCGAAGACGAGTCAAGTAGACTTAAAAAggtaattaaagaaaataattacaagAAGCCGGTACTTCAGGAAACAAATTCTCAGTATTTGGATCAAGTCATGAAGAGAACAAGTATTCAGAGATTGAACCAGCTTGCTGGCCACGGAAAGCCTCAGCAACGACCTACAACTCATTCAGAGACTACGCAAGAATTTCCCCAGGCTGTATCTTCTAAAGCTACCATGACTGACGACAaagaaaacgaaaaaattaccaaaaatcaAGCTTTACATCCAGTGTctccaaaaataattcaaatagaAGAAAAACAAGATCCAGTTAGAAAAATTActcctgaaaaaataaaaccaacTATTGTTAGAGTAGAAAACGTAGCGATGAAGTTAAACCCTCGTCGAATGGAATCTCTATCGCGTAAAATCAAGTcaccgaaaaaaataattgataattcaaCAGTTGATAAACAATCAACAGaggataaattaattaaaaaatcttgttcAACTGAAGACAAACCTAAGGTTTTAAAATCGCCTGAAGCTTTGGAACCAAATGTTCCTGATAAAAGTAAAACTACTGATAAGTATCCTCGGGATACgagaaatgataaattattagaaatgcAGTCTAAAATAGTATTTGGAAgtgaaaaaaatccaaaagtacTGACTTGTTGGATgccaaatattaaaaagttgtCAGAGAAAAAATATGGACTTGTCTTTGAAGGAAAATTGCTGAATGAAGCTGGCCATGTTAGTACTAAAAAGTACGTGACTGACATGATAATTCGTCGAGTAACTCCTAAATTGGttgaaactataaataatgaattttacgaGTTGTCTGGAGATATAGTTAACAACAAGCACGTGGTACCACAGGAACTTCAAAAGCTTTGTCTTGACGGCTGTCCTGCAAAGATCATGGCCTTTTGTGAAAAGTGggcaaatattaaaaatgataattcgAATGCCGCAACGCAGTCGCTAAATGGATCGATAGATATAGCAAGTGCACCGACGAGCTCGCGTGGCCGTCGAATTGTACAATCATTGCGTTACTGGGAGGGCGAAAGATTATCCATGAAAGGCGACGAAGTCTGTTACAGTCCAGGACACTTCCAAGAGTCGATTACTTCTTCCAACGAAGCTTCAAAAAAGGACACTTCACAGAGTTCACCTAGAAAACAACAAAGTTCTTCCAAAAACGAGTTGACGgtgctgaaaaaaaatcaaagtcatttagagaaagaaaaaaaatctaaacaacCTGCAGAGCAAGATGATTTAGTAAAtgctaaaaaattgaaagacaataataattacaatttaaataacaaaaaatcttCTGCGAAGAAAACAGCGAGTCCTCGAGTGTCAGAAAACCGGAGGCGCAGTCAAAGATTCAGAAGTCTCAAGAGAAAATCTTACCGTGAAGTTAAGTCGTCCAGTGACTCGGAGTCGGATGATGGGAAATTACAGTCGAAGcgaagaagaaattttaatcgCAACGCATTGAGACCTGAGgataacgataaaaaaataggatctaaaaataaatcaaaacatGACATCAGAAGTTCTTCAGATTCAGATAAAACTCCACAGGGAACTTCTTATCAGTATCGAAAACTAGTTTAccatgataaatttttttctgatgaataa